One part of the Eptesicus fuscus isolate TK198812 chromosome 2, DD_ASM_mEF_20220401, whole genome shotgun sequence genome encodes these proteins:
- the C2H4orf50 gene encoding uncharacterized protein C4orf50 homolog translates to MEPAAAGRAEKTFSYVVRAPGRDGFDVMNVDVKIDTSWVFQDAEDSGEEQGRPPEGAAPGSPDVDTGTLRRQLESSEQKLLAAVDKYVGSESGLRSRIRELERSERELLRKVDQLSARACRERSASLRAQEQLEALQGELACQVLERERAARRLQRLREQLRHKDEALGRRTAALERCRRTQRRELGLVREQERALRAQVQRLQRDVRRLCRAAGLLLAELDAPALGSTPPPGPAGPQRDPEEAAEVRALQARAERGERERDEAARRLREQHATQRQLRGQLEELRCRLYGLQLSEIGLQSRVEDLAEQNRRLREELGAQAPGERVRSAPPAGHGSLDAWGRVQDEWLLLPWEEALEACGRPGWQTPPHPDGAPGPRASAGEPAQVPCAWGSVEAGRGPSELVPGLGTAAGLLGELVAPDHGRPAPAEPAPHGQTLLLLCGCPSGQSADASLLPAELAWIPAQRPAATAAQESLLLVQTSVLPPWGPAGGPAALLLQAVFPEPQIQQGLDAAPLPAPRAVGQSCWNHPPTGSHGAPLCRETPQTPSHRFPGTGPGDQSGPWEEGGGAAEWRAEAWGASRTWGRKEEDLRDRCQRRQGSQEDPSVEDGADALGGLQNTRGASGPLAASCPRPGWELPPPLPQGEAATATEGPLSLGSRRRVEGHVWGLLGGPHGAKGPSPPGAQLPEEDGAPRSPQGHEDSPLWAVTAPLLLEERPGDGGPGQEQPLCLEGSSVGAKEWEAEETLFLGGEGGLLPPTRAFSPAGAQPARPPRPPTPPREGQAGPALTIEAFAEEMEACFLQLSVLRRGSGGWGCAAAPLAGEDGGSAGRSGRERTEAWETGPAKAAGPEGSREDVRPGETEALGTGHVLPGAGPDSGDLRPGPGGPSELGQSPRPPPRALERTRSRFRRLVAGLKEERSRVLQDNARLRRDRERCQGTIRALRTQSERQAGRVSALERDNGALLGDVSRLRGELDQYLQLLADLEDCNGRSYRRISELEEENESLRRGLGRLQTAVSAGARRCRGLMQDAAQENRELKALISELGLGYKELVREVVLGIEDMIGALRGENAHLLRRIRVLEREVALGVSSDAGRLRGAEQRPQGKSQVGAVDRAVQASPPSEPLTAGAPGPPLEKDTGLPGGERVGPPAGTESPRRGAEAATPPLVGRRAGVSGVLPGDIRGTGVEEAAVGKEDGPRRSAGPGLALTPLGSGHQPPGAEAEAETAEEALRLRVRRLHHQVRTLQCQLRDRASAGRQLQAARDQALRRRDQLQGQVDELQRKQHEATLAVTPLKAKLASLVQKCRDRNHLLTHLLRELSRHGPADRLLCQTVRSMVDDVALAEYTATFLPPGAPEARRHPAGEPETPAAVTAQSALLSPDMDSALPRPWSPEPWPVTAAEWPAQTARLGPPEPPLPPGPTPDPGPRPAVATEAPGLPEQRLRDGGGMSCPAPQAAGPPPSELLSPARILAFHRELSRSVRGSRRVTASPLEL, encoded by the exons GTTCTGGAGCGGGAGCGCGCGGCCCGGCGGCTGCAGCGGCTGCGGGAGCAGCTGCGGCACAAGGACGAGGCGCTGGGGCGGCGGACGGCGGCCCTGGAGCGCTGCCGGCGGACCCAGCGGCGCGAGCTGGGCCTGGTGCGCGAGCAGGAGCGGGCCCTGCGGGCGCAGGTGCAGCGGCTGCAGCGGGACGTGCGGCGCCTCTGCCGCGCCGCGGGCCTCCTGCTGGCCGAGCTGGACGccccggccctgggcagcactcCGCCCCCGGGCCCCGCCGGCCCCCAGCGCGACCCCGAGGAAGCCGCGGAGGTGCGCGCCCTGCAGGCGAGGGCCGAGCGCGGCGAGCGGGAGCGGGACGAGGCGGCGCGCCGGCTGCGGGAGCAGCACGCCACGCAGCGCCAGCTCCGGGGGCAGCTGGAGGAGCTGCGCTGCCGCCTCTACGGGCTGCAGCTGTCGGAGATCGGCCTGCAGAGCCGCGTGGAGGACCTCGCCGAGCAGAACCGGCGCCTGCGCGAGGAGCTGGGGGCCCAGGCCCCGGGGGAGCGAGTGCGCagcgcgccccctgctggccacggGAGCCTG GACGCCTGGGGCCGTGTCCAGGACGAGTGGctgctcctgccctgggaggaggcGCTGGAGGCCTGCGGACGCCCCGGCTGGCAgacacctccccaccccgacGGGGCCCCGGGACCACGCGCCTCCGCAG GCGAGCCGGCCCAGGTGCCCTGCGCCTGGGGTAGCGTCGAGGCTGGACGAGGCCCCTCGGAGCTGGTGCCCGGCCTGGGGACTGCAGCTGGGCTCCTGGGAGAGCTGGTGGCTCCTGACCACGGACGG cCTGCTCCGGCTGAGCCTGCCCCGCATGGACAGACTCTCCTCCTGCTCTGTGGCTGCCCCTCGGGGCAGAGCGCCgacgcctccctcctccccgcggAGCTGGCCTGGATCCCCgcgcagaggccagcagccaccgcggCCCAGGAGTCCCTCCTCCTGGTGCAGACGTCCGTGCTCCCGCCCTGGGGGCCCGCCGGTGGCCCCGCTGCCCTGCTGCTCCAGGCCGTGTTTCCAGAGCCCCAGATCCAACAGGGGCTGGACGCTGCGCCCCTGCCTGCGCCCCGAGCCGTGGGACAGTCTTGCTGGAACCACCCCCCGACAGGGAGCCACGGAGCCCCCCTCTGCCGGGAGACCCCACAGACTCCATCCCACCGCTTTCCTGGGACAGGGCCCGGCGATCAGAGTGGCccgtgggaggagggaggaggagccgcGGAGTGGAGAGCCGAGGcgtggggggcgagcaggacatggggcaggaaggaggaagacCTCAGGGACAGGTGCCAGCGGCGTCAGGGAAGTCAGGAGGACCCCAGCGTGGAGGACGGTGCTGATGCCCTGGGAGGCCTGCAGAACACACGTGGGGCTTCCGGGCCCCTGGCCGCCTCCTGCCCTCGGCCCGGGTGGGAGCTCCCCCCGCCTCTTCCCCAGGGGGAGGCCGCCACGGCCACCGAGGGCCCCTTGTCCCTGGGCAGCAGACGGCGGGTGGAAGGGCACGTGTGGGGGCTCCTAGGAGG GCCTCACGGTGCCAAAGGGCCGTCTCCACCCGGCGCTCAGCTCCCGGAGGAGGACGGAGCCCCCAGGAGCCCCCAGGGCCACGAGGACAGCCCCTTGTGGGCCGTCACTGCCCCGCTGCTGCTGGAGGAACGCCCCGGGGATGGGGGGCCCGGCCAGGAGCAGCCGCTGTGTCTGGAAGGATCCAGCGTGGGCGCCAAGGAATGGGAGGCGGAGGAAACCCTCTTCCTCGGGGGAGAGGGCGgtttgctgcctcccacacgggccTTCTCGCCCGCGGGAGCCCAACCTGCCAGGCCCCCAAGGCCCCCGACGCCCCCACGCGAAGGACAGGCCGGGCCTGCGCTCACAATAGAGGCGTTCGCGGAGGAGATGGAGGCCTGCTTCCTGCAGCTGTCGGTCCTGAGGCGTGGGAGCGGGGGCTGGGGGTGCGCGGCGGCCCCGTTGGCGGGGGAGGACGGGGGCTCTGCAGGGCGCAGTGGCCGGGAGCGCACCGAGGCTTGGGAGACGGGTCCGGCGAAGGCAGCAGGCCCCGAGGGGAGTCGTGAAGACGTGAGGCCAGGAGAGACCGAGGCCCTGGGCACCGGCCATGTTctcccaggggcggggcctgatTCGGGGGACCTGCGCCCCGGCCCAGGGGGGCCCTCGGAGCTGGGCCAGAGCCCCCGTCCGCCACCGAGGGCCCTGGAGCGCACCAGGAGCCGGTTTCGTCGGCTGGTCGCCGGACTGAAGGAGGAGAGGAGCCGCGTTTTACAGGACAACGCCCGGCTTCGGCGAGACCGGGAGCGATGCCAGGGAACCATCCGGGCCCTCCGGACGCAGAGCGAGAGGCAGGCGGGCAGAGTCTCCGCGCTCGAGCGGGACAACGGGGCGCTGCTGGGCGACGTCTCCCGCCTGCGCGGGGAGCTGGACCAGTACCTGCAGCTCCTCGCCGACCTGGAGGACTGCAACGGGAGGAGCTACCGCCGGATCTCCGAGCTGGAGGAGGAGAACGAGAGCCTGCGgcgggggctgggccggctgcaGACGGCCGTGTCCGCGGGCGCCCGGCGGTGCCGGGGCCTCATGCAGGACGCCGCCCAGGAGAACCGGGAGCTCAAGGCGCTGATCTCGGAGCTCGGGCTGGGCTACAAAGAGCTGGTCAGGGAGGTGGTGCTGGGGATAGAGGACATGATCGGGGCCCTTCGCGGGGAGAACGCGCACCTGCTGCGCAGGATCCGGGTCCTGGAGAGGGAGGTCGCCCTGGGGGTGAGCTCAGACGCGGGGCGTCTCCGGGGAGCGGAGCAGCGCCCCCAGGGGAAAAGCCAG GTGGGGGCTGTGGACAGGGCGGTGCAGGCGAGTCCGCCCTCAGAGCCGCTGACGGCGGGAGCCCCTGGGCCGCCCTTGGAGAAGGACACGGGTCTGCCCGGAGGAGAGAGGGTGGGCCCTCCCGCgggcacagagagtcccaggcGTGGAGCTGAGGCGGCCACTCCTCCGCTGGTCGGGAGAAGGGCCGGTGTGTCCGGTGTCCTGCCGGGAGACATCCGTGGGACGGGAGTGGAAGAGGCCGCGGTGGGGAAAGAGGACGGACCGCGGCGCTCTGCGGGCCCAGGGCTGGCGCTGACGCCCCTGGGCAGCGGCCACCAG CCCCCGGgcgccgaggccgaggccgagacCGCGGAGGAGGCCCTCCGGCTGCGTGTCCGGCGGCTCCACCACCAGGTGCGGACCCTGCAGTGCCAGCTCAGGGACCGGGCGTCTGCCGGCCGGCAGCTGCAGGCGGCCCGCGACCAGGCCCTCCGTCGCCGGGACCAGCTCCAGGGCCAG GTTGACGAACTTCAGAGAAAGCAACACGAGGCGACCTTGGCTGTGACCCCTCTGAAG GCCAAGCTGGCCTCCCTGGTCCAGAAGTGCCGGGACAGGAACCACCTGCTCACGCACCTGCTGCGGGAGCTGAGCCGCCACGGGCCGGCCGATCGCCTGCTCTGCCAGACGGTGCGCAGCATGGTAGACGACGTGGCGCTGGCCGAGTACACCGCCACCTTCCTGCCTCCCGGGGCCCCAGAG GCCCGCCGCCACCCCGCCGGGGAGCCGGAGACGCCAGCGGCTGTGACAG CTCAGAGCGCTCTCCTGAGTCCTGACATGGACAGCGCCCTCCCAAGACCGTGGAGTCCGGAGCCCTGGCCCGTGACTGCGGCGGAGTGGCCAGCACAGACAGCGCGACTGGGTCCTCCGGAG cctcccctgcctccggGGCCGACGCCCGATCCTGGACCTCGCCCGGCCGTGGCCACTGAGGCGCCGGGACTCCCCGAGCAGCGTCTGCGAGACGGAGGCGGAATGTCCTGCCCGGCCCCCCAGGCCGCCGGCCCCCCGCCCTCCGAGCTGCTGAGCCCCGCCAGGATCCTGGCCTTCCACCGGGAGCTCAGCCGGAGCGTCCGCGGCAGTCGCCGGGTCACTGCGTCACCGCTGGAGCTATGA